Below is a genomic region from Sphingopyxis terrae subsp. terrae NBRC 15098.
GACGAGTTCGGCGGGATGCTCATCCCCTTCACCTGGGGGATCCTCAGCCAGCATATCTTTATCGGCATCATCGTTGCCTTCGGCGCCTGGTTCGCGCTGCGAAAGGCAAAAGCAGGACGCGCCAGCTCCTGGGTAGCCCATGCCGCCTATTGGTATTTGCCGGCCGGATTGTTGGGCCTGAAATCGACGCCGCCTTCCCACTGCCGCCTGCTTGCCGGTTGAGGGGAGATATCCATGTTTGCCGACATTTCACACGAGCGTCAGCAATCGTTGCTACGCCAGCGCAACCTCTTTGCGCTCACCAGCGCCGGGCTCGGCATTGCGCTTGTCGTCGCTGTCAGCCTTGCTGCCACCCGCGACCGCGAAGTCGTGCTCCTGCCAACGCTCCCCAAGCAGCTCACTGTCAGCAGCGCGGGGGTCGAGGCCGACTATCTCGAACTCGTGACCCGCGATGCCGCACTCGTTCTCCTCAATCGCAGCCCCGAAGGCCTCGACTACTGGATGGACGAGATCCTGAAGCTCGCCGATCCGGCAAGCTACGGACGGCTGAAGGCCGATCTCGTCCGGATTGTCGAAGAGCAGCGGGGTTCGGATGTCACCCAGGCCTTCGTCATCCGCTCGATGACCGTCGACCCCAAGGGGCTGACTTCCGATGTGACGGGCACGCTCAAGACCTTTGTCGGCGCCCAGGTCATCGCGAGCGACGAACGCCGTTTCCGCTTCAACTGGACCTACCGGGGCCTGCGTCTCGCGCTGTCAGGCTTCAGCCAGTTGCCCCCCAAAGATCCATCGAAGGAGGCCCAGTGATGGCTTACCGACGCAAGACACGCGCGTGGAGCCTGGCTCTTTGCGCCAGCACCATGCTCGCATTTTCAGGGAGCGCCGCGCAGGCCGCCGACCAGTTCAAACAGGCGGCAGACGGAGCGAGCATCGAATGCGCCGTGTCGGCCCGCGAGCTGACGCGCTTCGCGCTGGTCGACGACCAGTTTGCCAGCGTTTCGAAGATCTCGACCGGCACGCCGTACAACGATTTTGCGGTCACCAACGAACCGCTGCGCGGCGACATCTACGTGTCGGTGCCCGAGACCTATGCGGCGCGGTCGATCAGCTTCTTCGCCACGACCAAGAAGGGCTTCGTCTACAAGGTTTCCTGCCAGGTCGAGCCTGTCCCGGCAGCGCAGGTCTTCATCACCAACCCGGCGATCGCGACAAGCAAGGCATCTGGCTGGGAAAGCGAAACGCCGCTGGAGACGAGCGCAGTGCGGCTCATCCAGGCCATGGCCAATGACCGGACGGTCGATGGCTTCGAGGTCAGGCAATCCTCCGCCCTTCCGGCACGGGTCGGCGATCTCGAAATCCAGCTCATCGCCGATTACCGCGGAAGCGCGCTTGCCGGAAAGGTCATCCGTCTGGCGAACCGTGGCCGCAAGCCGCTGACGCTTGCCGAAGCGGATCTCGCGTCCTCCCAGACACTCGCAATCTCGATCGCCCAGCCCACTCTCAAATCGGGAGAAAGCACGGTCGCCTTCATCGTCGGTTCGAACGGAGGGTTGGGCCATGACTGATGCTCCCTCGATCTCAACCCCGGTACAGGCCGATCCGGCAACGCCGTCGCCAGTAACCAGCCTCAACGCGAAGACCGCACGGCGGCAAAAGCTTCTGCTTGGCTCCTTGGGCGCACTCGCGCTTGTCGGCGGCAGCTGGTTCATCCTGGGCGGCGACGACGGCGCGAAGAGCGACGATCCCACCGCCGCCCAGACCATCGACACGGCAGGGCTCATCAATCGCGACCTTTCGCAGCGCGAGTTCGTCGCGACTTACGGCAATCGTCTCGATGCCGTCACCCGCGAGCAGAAGGCGATGAAGGACGCGAGCCTCCCGCGGGAGGAAATCGAATCCCAGCTGGCTGCACTCAAGGCTGAGAACCAGGCCATGCGGGTCGACGGCCAGGCCGCAATCGATGCGATCTCTGCCGAGAACGCGGATCTCAAGTCGCGCCTCGCCAGCCAGGCTGCCCCGGCAGCCGCAAGCTTGCCGCCACCGGCCTATGGCCCGCAGGCGGGTGGCTATGATGCGCGCGGTCGACCGGCTCAGCCCGGCTCTACGGGTGCTGCGCTGGGCGCAAGCGAAACTGGCCTGCCCGGTCCCGGCGAAGTGAAACTCATGAGCTTCACTTCTGACAAGGCTGGAGCCAGTGGCCTCAGGGCGGCCCGCCCGGAAGCGCCGCCGGTGGTAGTCGAGGACTCGCCCGACTATCTGCCGCCCAATTCCTATGCTCCTGCCAAGGTCATCGTCGGCGTCGATGCGTCGGCGGGTGTCGCAAGCCAAACCGATCCGCTTCCTGTGGTGCTGCGCATTACCGGTCCGGCGCGATCGGTCATGCAGAACGGCAAGGTTCTGACCACCCGGCTTCAGGGCTGCATCGTCAACGGCGCAGCGCGCGGCGATCTCTCGTCCGAGAAGGTTTACGTGAAGCTGGCGCGGATGACCTGCGACCAGCCCGGCGGGCGCGTCGCGGTGAGCGAGGTCAAAGGCTTCATCAGCTTTGCTGGAAAATCGGGCGTGCGTGGCCGTGTCGTCAGCCGCGAGGGCAGCCTTGTCAGCCAGGCTCTGCTTGCCGGGATTGTCGGCGGGTTCGGGCGCGGCTTTTCGGCGAACGCCAACAGCGTCTTCTCCGGCGTCACGACCAATGCCGATGGCACCCGCTCGAAGCTCTCTGGCGGCGACATCCTCGGCGGTGGGCTCGGCCAGGGCGCTGCCGATGCCGCCGATACGGTCAGCAAATATCTGATCGAGCGCGCCGAACAATACCAACCCGTCGTCGAGATGCCGACCGGCATCGATGTCGAGATCGTCTTCCTCGACGGCGTCTACGTGAGGAACTCCCAATGACCCCCGCCACAAATGATCCAACCCCCACCAAGCCGCGGCGCTGGCTGCGACCGGTGGCGACCCTTGCTGCCGTCGTCGCCCTGTCAGCCGCAACGGGTTGGGGCGTGGCCAGCCTCGCCTCCCCGGCCCAGGCTCCCGACACGGCAAAGGTGCGCGCCGCGCTCAAGCTGCGCCTCCCGAAGACGCCGATCGACGCCATCACCTGCGATGGCCTTGGCGGCCTGTGCGAAGTCGCCTCGAAATCGACGCTGTTCTACGTCGATCGCGCGGCCAAATATCTGGTGATCGGGCGCATCTACGACATGGAGGCGCGGCAAGACCTGACGGCAGCCCGTCTCCTCGCACTCAACCCAGACTTGCTGGCTGCTGGTGCTGCACGGCGGAGCAATGCCAACGAAGAAAGCCAGCCCGCCCCGCGCGCCACCCCGCAGAAGGTATCGCTCGCCGGCCTGCCCGCGAACGGCGCGATCACCTGGGGACCGGTGAACGGCCCCAAGGTCGTCGTCTTCTCCGATTTCCACTGCGGCTACTGCAAGAAGCTCGAAGCCGAACTGAAGGCGATCGGCGCGCGCGTCGAGGAGCGGCCCATTTCGATCTTCGGGGCCGACAGCCGCCGCGATGCCGAACGGGTGCTGTGCTCGCCGCGCCCTGAGGTGTCACTGCATATGGCCTATTCGGGTCTCGCCCTCGCCAATCCAAAGCCGTGTGACACGAGCGGGCTCGATGCCAACGAGGCCTTTGCCAAGGCCCATGGCTTCAACGGAACGCCGGTGATCGTACGCCCGTCCGACGGCGCGATCCTTGAAGGGTATCGCCCGGCTTCCGTGCTCCGCGAATTCCTCAAGCCCGCAAAAGCGGCCGCCCTCGCTCCGGCCAAGAAAGGATAACCGTCATGGGATTTTCCCACCGTATTCTCGCCTCTGCCTGCCTTGCCGTGCTGACCAGCGGCTGCGCCACCTTCGGCACCAATATCGAAGGCGATTTCACCTGCCGTGCCCCCAAGGGCGACTGCGCACCCAGCCAGGTGATCGATGCCCGCGCCACCAAGGATTTGTCCGCGAGCGGACCGGTCCATGACGGTCTGCGTCCCCCTGTTTCCGTCGCATCCGGCGATCAGGCCCGCACCTCCGAGCGTACGCTCAGGATCGTCTTTCCGGCGCACATCGATGAAACCGGGACGCTGCACGACGATGCGGTCGCCTGGGCGGTGGTCGAAAATCCGCGCTGGGCCGCAGAACTGCGCCGCAAGGCAGGTGAGGATACCGCCCCGCCGCTGATGCGGCAGCTCAGGCGCCAGCTGAAGGCCGCGCAGGCCAAGAGCGATCTCCTGAACGAAACCATGGCCCTTCCCCCGGCCGAACAGCCTGAAACCGAGACGTTCGATCTCGGACAGCCCTTTCAGCCTTTGTCCTCGCTTGAGGACATCCCCTCTGCCTCGCCGCTGGTCCTCCCCTCCACGGCGCGCGAGGCGGTTGCCGGTGCGAGCGCACCGGCGGTCGAGGGGTTCGACATGGCGCAGCCCCCGCATGATCGAACCCCTCGGCCATCTGCCGACAAGGCCCCGCTGATCTTCCCGACCATCGAGGCAATCGAGGCCGCCAAGAACGCCGCCAAGGCACAAAAGGAGCCCAAGTGATGGCCGAGAAACTCAAGACGATCGTTGACAGGCTCCTCACCGGTCTTCTGGGCGATGCCGAGCACGCTGAACATGACCGGCCTGCCCTGATGCTCGATCTACTGTCGGACTGGCTCCCCTACCGGGTCTATGATCCGACGAACCGGCTCTATTTCAACGCGCGCTCCAAAGGCTTCGTGCTCTCGGTCACTCCTCTGATCGGGGCGGACGAACGCACTGGCGAGATCCTCGGGTCATTCTTCTCCGAAGGGCTTCCGGCAGGCGCCTGTCTCCAGGTCCTGCATCTCGCCTCCCCGCGCATCAGCCGGATCGTCGCACCCTGGTTTGCGCCGCGCTATGTTCAGGGCGGCGTCTACGAGGCGATTGCCCGTCACCGCGCACATCGGCTCTACGGCCTCGTCTGGGAATCGGGTTCGCAGGACGCGCCCTTTCACGCCCGGCACCATCAGGTCATCGTTTCGGTCGGCGTGCCTGCGGCCAAGGCGGTCAGCAACGAAGATCTCAAGCAGACCCGCGACGGCCTCATCGCCATGCTGAAGTCGCTCAATCTGGGCGTTGCCGAAGTCGAGCCACAGCAACTGATCGCCATCATCGACGACCTGACTTCGCCGACCACCGCGCCGCAAGACGATGCCGTGCCCTATAATCCGAACGACGCGATCGCGGCCCAGGCGATCCGGCACGATATCGAGCTCGTCATCCACGAAGACCGGATGCGGCTCGTCACCGAGCGGTTTCGTGCGACGGGCAAGATCGAAGACGGCGTTCCCGAGATCGGCACAGTCTACCCCGATGCGTTCGACGTGCGGCATTTTTCCTCGCGCAACATGCCCCAGCGCTGGGCGCCGTGGGAATGCGCGCGACTCATCGGCGACATGTTCACCGACAAGCTGCGCTTCCCTTGCCCGGCGGCGACGATGCTGTGCCTCGTCTATCCCGATCAGGAAGCGGCTTCGGCTAAGGCCGGCTTCAAGTTCATGCGCACGACGAGCCTTGCCGGCACGCGCAGCGCGCGTTTTCTGCCCCGCATCGGCGAGCAGGCAGCCGAGTGGCAGCACGTGCAATCCGAGCTGCAGGAGGGCCGACGTTTGGTGCGGGTATTCTATGGTCTGACGACCTACTCCCCGCTCGGCCGCGGGGACCGCGACGAACGCGCGATCAAGTCGATCTACAAAGCGGCGGGCTGGGATCTTGCCGATGAGCGCTATCTGCAGATCCAGGGGCTGCTAGCGGCCATGCCGATGACGCTGGCCGATGGGCTTGGCGCGGACATGGAGCGCCTCAAGCGCTTCAAGACCGTACTGTCGACGACAGCGGCCAATATCGCTCCCATGCAGGGCGAGTATCTCGGCAGCGTCCATCCGCACCTGCTGTTCGTGGGCCGGCGCGGCCAGCCCTTCTTCTGGTCGCCGTTCGAGAACGATGCTGGCAACCACAATGTCGCGATCTGCGGCAAGTCGGGATCGGGCAAGTCTGTGCTGCTGCAGGAAATGTGCGCGGCGCTTCGAGGGGCTGGCGCGCAGGTCGTGGTCATCGACGACGGGCGCAGCTTCGAGCATTCGGTGAAGCTGCAAGGCGGCCGGTTCGTTGAGTTCACGATGAAGGCGGGCTTCTGCCTCAATCCTTTCTCGATGATCGATGGCGAACGCGCGGCCGAAGACGAGGATTACCGGCTCGACTGCTTCGGCATGGTGAAGGCCATTGTCGGCCAGATGGCGCGGCACAGCGCAAAGCTTAACGACACCGAGCGCGGCCTGATCGACCGGGCGGTCAACATGGTCTGGAGCGAACGGGGCGTCGATGCCTCGATCACCGGCGTCGGCGAAGCACTGGCCGGTCTCGGCAATGAAGCCGCGAGCGATCTTGCCACCGCGATTGCGCCATACATGGCCGGCGGCACCTATGGCGCCTTCTTCGAAGGCCAGGCGAGCCTCGATCTCGACACCGATTTCACCGTCTTCGAAATGTCGGACCTTGCCACACGCGAGGAACTGCGCAGCGTCGTTCTCTCGGCGATCATGTTCATGACCAGCCAAGCCATGACCCGCAGCCCGCGTTCGGTGAGGAAGCTGCTCTTGATCGATGAGGCGTGGTCGATGCTCAAGGGCGGCTCGATGGGCGAGTTCGTCGAAACCTATGCCCGCACCTGCCGCAAATATGGCGGGGCGCTGGCAACCGCGACGCAGTCACTCAACGACTATTACAAGTCCGATGGGGCGACCGCTGCGCTCGAAAACAGCGACTGGATGCTGATCCTCCAGCAGAAGCCCGAGACGATCGCCGATTTCAAGGCGTCGAAGCGCCTCGACATGGACGACCGCACCGAGACCCTGATCCGCAGCCTGAAGCGTTCGGGCAGCGACTATTCGGAAGTCTTCATCAAGGGCCCGGAGACCGAAGCCATCGGCCGGCTCGTGCTCGACGACTATTCGGCGACACTGTTCTCAAGCTCGCCCCAGACCTTTGCCGCGATCGATGCCGAAATCGCGCGCGGCCACCAGCTTGCCGACGCGATCGAACGGATCGCCTTTGCCAATCGAACCTGACTTCTCCCTCCATCCAAGGACACCCAAAACCGATGCCACTCCATCTCGTCACGCCGGTCGACCGGGCCCAGGATGCCCGTGCCGACAGCGACAGCCTCGATCTGCCGATCAAGGGCTGGCGGTCTCATGCCGCCGACCTTTGCTACATCGTGCTTCGCGGCAGCACCTTCCTCGCCTCGAGCTACCTCATGGCGCTCGGGCTCCCGCTGCTCTTCTTCCTTCTGATTTCCGGCGGCGATGCCGGGGTCTTCTTCGCCCATCTCGCCAATATTGCGGACCGTTTCCTGGGCGCCGAGCAGGGCCGCCAGGTCGGCTTCCTCGACGAGTTCAAGTTCGTCCTCATCGGTGTCGCAACGCTCGTCGTGGTCTGGCGCCTGCCGCGCTTCATCAACGATCTCGAGCGCGAGCTTTCGGGAGAAAAGCTGTGAAGAACATATTGGCAACACATTCCCTGCGCGGCCGCATGGGTGCGGTGAACTGGACCGCCGTCGCGCTCGGTTTGAGCATGGTCGGCTCGGCGCTCTGGGGCGTCTGGGCCACCGACAAGCTGCTCGCGCTCGACAAGCGCGAAGTGGTGACCGTGCAGCTGAGCCGCATCATGGGCGACTTCATCGAAGCCGAAGCGCGCGCAGGCCGACCGCCCGAAGAAACCAAGATGCGCGTCCAGGCCTATCTCCAGGCGGTCGAAGCCTCGGTCGGACATCTGGGCCGCGAGGGCCGCACGGTCCTTGTCGCTGAAGCGGTGGTGGCCGGCAGCACGCCTGATCTCACCGAAGCGGTGCGCGCCGATGTCGCGCGCCGCGTGGGAGCCATTCCCGATGCGCGCCGCTGATCTTGTCCTCCACTCGCCCACCGGGCGGCGCCTCGCGCTGTGGGCAGGGCTTGGCGCTGCCGCGCTCGGGCTCACCTCGCTCGCCGCCTTCTCGAAGGACCATGCGCTGATGATCAACGCCAGTCCGAGCCTGCCATACTGGGCGATCTGGCTCGATCGCGGCGCGCTGCCACAGCGCGGCGAGGTCATTCTGTTCGATCCGCCCGCCTCGCCGCTGCTCGAAAGGCACTTCGGCAAGAAGCCCAAGCCGTTCGGCAAGAAGGTGAGCGGCATGCCAGGCGATATCGTGACCGAAAAGGATCGCAGCTTCTTCGTCAATGGCCGCAAGGTTGCGGTAGCCAAGCAAGCAAGCCGTTTCGGCGAGCCGCTGGCGCTCGGTCCGACTGGCGTGGTGCCTCAAGGCTGCTATTTTGTCACCACCGCACACAAGGACGGCTTCGACAGCCGCTATGCGGCGATCGGGTGGATCTGCGCCAGGCGCATTCTCGGGGTCGGGAGGCCGATCCTGTGACACCGCTTCGCGCCGCCCCTTTCCTCGCAGCTGCTCTTCTGATGGCCGCGCCGGCAAGTGCCCGCGACTACGGCCAGCAAGGCACGGTCTGGTCCGTGATCGAGCCTGACCTGCTCGAGCAAATCCATGCGCGTCTCACCCATCTCGAGAAGACCGGCGAGACGGCCAAGCTCAACGAGGAGCTGAAGCGGCGCACGATCGCGCGCGTCAACCGCCCTGAGCCAGTCGCGGGGATCAATGCCGCGGCGGCGGCGCGTAGCTGGCGGTTTGATCCGACGATCAGCGTGGAGCGCGACATTGCCGACGACAAGGGCCGGGTGATCGTCGCCGCCGGAACTCGGGTTAATCCGCTCGACACCGTACCGCTGCGTGTGCCGCTGGTCTTCCTCGACGGGGATGACCCCGAGCAGCTTGCCTGGGCAACCCGGCGCTATGCCAGCACCAAGGCCAAACTCATCCTCGTACGCGGCGCGCCGCTTGAACTGATGAAGGCCCGCCAGCGCCGTTTCTATTTCGACCAGGGCGGCAGCCTCGTGAAGCATTTCGGCATCCGCGCCGTGCCCGCAACCGTCGAGCAGCAGGGCCGCGTCCTTATCATTACCGAGCAGCCGGTTCGACCCAAGGAGCGCGCATCATCATGAGCAGAAAAAATCGTCTTCTCACATGGATATGCTGCGCGCTCCTTGCCTGTAGTCTGAGCCTTGCTGCCGCTTCGCCAGCGCAGGCATCTGCCGGTCCGGGCCGCTGCACAGGCAAGTTCGTCAATCCGATCACGGACATCTGCTGGTCGTGCCTGTTTCCGATCTCGGTCGGCGGCCTGAAGATCTGGCCGTCGAGCCGTCCCGACACGAGCAACCCGGCGCTCCCCGTTTGCCTGTGCGGTTTGCGGCCGGGCATCGCCATGGGCTTCTGGGAACCGGTGCGGCTTGCCGACGTCAGCATGAAGCCCTGGTGTTTCGTCAATCTCGGCGGGATGAAACTCGATCCCGGTTTCGACATCGGGTTCAAGTCGATGGCGGGTCCTTCGGCCGTGGGCGGCGCGACGCAGTACAATTCGCAGTGGCATGTCCACTGGTATGCCTATCCGCTGATCTACTGGATGGAGATCGTTGCCGATTTCCTGTGCCTCGAACAGGGCTCGGTCGACATTCTCTACATCACCGAGATCGATCCGCTCTGGCAGGACAGCGAGCTCACCGCGATCATCAATCCCGAAGCGGTTCTCTTCGCTAATCCGCTCGCGCTTGCGGCCTGTGCGGCTGACTGCGTTGCTGCGACGGCCAAGCTCCCGACCGACGAGCTCTTCTGGTGTGCGGGATGCCAGGGCAGCATGTATCCCTTGAATGGCAATGTCTCGGCGACGATTGGGCACGTCCAGGCATCGCGGCTCGCCCTCGCCCGCTTCTCCTATAAGCTCCACCGCGAACTCGTCGCCTGGGGCACGATGGGCAGCAAGGGGCTCTGCGGCAAGTATCTGATGCCGGTGATGAGGAAGCAGCAATACCGCTTCCAGGCCACCAATCCCAATCCGCAGACCAAGGGCCGCTACGCCTGCGCGCCCATTGGCGCATCCACAACCTTCATGTCGGCAGGCCAGGTCTATCCCGCCATCGGCGAGGACATGGGCTATCTGGTCTGGCGCAAACGGAACTGCTGCGCGTTATGAAAATACTCCCTCATCTCCTTGTAATCGCGTCGATCACTGGCGCCGCCGCCATGGCGGGAGCCGCAGCGCAGACGAGCGAGCCCGAGCTCGATCTCGAAGCGATACGCGCCCGCGCCAAGGTCGAGGCGAGCGAAGCCGATGCGCTTGCCGCCAGTGCCCGCGCGCGCGCCGAAGCGGTCCTTAGCCAAGCCAATGCCAGCGCCGCCGAAGCCCAGGCGCACGGCAAGCGCTACACCGAGCAGGCGGCAAGAACCGCGCGGCCAGAAAGTGAGGACGTCTTCGACTTCGACAAGATGGTGGCCGACGCGGGCACCATGGCCAGCGAGGGCTTGGGTGAAGCACCCCGCTTCATCGCCTTCGCTTCGCTCTCGATGCCGCCGGCAGCCTTGCGCGCCATGGCGGACGACGTCGCCCGCGCAGGCGGTGTGGTCGTGCTTCGCGGGCTGCCAGGAGGCAGCGCCAAGACCCTGACTGCGGCGCTCGCGAAAGTCGCAGCGGACGGCGGCAAGCTCGACGCGGTCGGCATCGATCCGCGCCTGTTTCGCGCCTTCGGAATCGAGACGGTCCCCACTTATGTGGTGACCAGCAGCGACTTCGATCTCTGCGATGGCTTCGATTGCCGGACCCAGGTTCCGCCCCACGACCGGATGAGCGGTAATGTGAGCGTGTCCTATGCGCTCGAAACCTTCGCGCAGGGCGGCGGTCCCGGCGCCCTTCTCGCATCCCAGCATCTCGCCCGCCTGCAACGGAGTGTCCCATGAAACGGCTTCTCCTGCCCCTTCTCTATCTCGCCTGCGCCTGTCTGCCGACAAGCATCTCGGCCCAAACCACGACCGATGCCGCCAAGGCGGACGGCAAGGCGTTCGGGCGGGACCAGGCAGCCGCAGCGCAGAGCGCGGCGACGACCAACCCGGATGCAAACCGCATTCCCAATTTCGGGGGTGTACCGAACCAGTCGGGCTATTTCGATGATCCCGACCGGATGGCGCGTGAGGCCGCAAGCCAAGCAACGGCAAACACCGGATACCGGACCATGCGCGATTCCATGGATCGCCGTGCGCAGTTCGCGCCCCGGGACCTCGACGCTGTCGTCGCGCGCAGCAATGTCATCAACGACGATCCGCTCTCCTACACGAGCGGCATGAGCATTAGCGGGAGCCAGGGCCGCTGCGTCCCCCTGCCTCCGGGAACTGGCACTGCAGCGCGCTACATGGCGACCTGCAACGTCGGCTATACCGCGACCCAGGAGACCAGAACCTGCCCGGTGACGCTGAATGCCACGATCGAGCAGCGGCAGGTATATGGCTACTACTGCGTCGGCGGGAGCGGCGTCGATCCGGCATCGATCTACAATTGCAATCGCTACCCGGCGCCGCAGTGCACGGTCACGCAGTCCTATCCCATCAATCTGTGCGATCCCTATCTCGGCATCTACTGGGGCTGCAACTCGGGGGACCTGCGCGTCGATCTCGTAAGCTGCACTGCACCGGTCGATGGCGCGACGCCCTACACCGTAACCGGCGAGAACGTCGTCACGACGAGCCGCGATGAAAGCCAGTGCGCGGGTCTTGCCGCAGACAATTCATGTCAGCAGGACACCGAGACCTGCACCGACAGCGATCCTGTCACCAGGATCGTCGATGGCATCGCGGTCACCCAGCCCTGCTGGGCATGGTCGCGCAGCTATACCTGCGCCCAATTTACGCAAGCTCAGGACTGCCAGACGCTGGAAAGCACGCCCGGCTGCTCGCTGGTGCGCGAAGACTGCCTTTCGGGTGAGCCCTGCCGAACCTGGGAGCGGGTCTACGACTGCCCTGTCCCGGACCAGCCTGCTGATACCAGCCAGTTCATCTGCGACGGCGACGTCTATTGCATCGATGGCTCGTGCGAGACGATCGAGCGCGAGGCCAATGACGAGTTCAAGGATGCGGTTGTCGCGCTCAACGCGATGGACCAGGCACGGCGCGAGTTCGATCCCGACACGCTCACCCTGTTCAAGGGTACGCGCAACACCTGTTCGTCCAAGGTCTTCGGCGTGCTCAATTGCTGCAAGGGCAAGGGTTTCCCGCTCATTCCGGGTATCCAGCTGCTTGTCGCTCT
It encodes:
- a CDS encoding conjugal transfer protein TraN — translated: MKRLLLPLLYLACACLPTSISAQTTTDAAKADGKAFGRDQAAAAQSAATTNPDANRIPNFGGVPNQSGYFDDPDRMAREAASQATANTGYRTMRDSMDRRAQFAPRDLDAVVARSNVINDDPLSYTSGMSISGSQGRCVPLPPGTGTAARYMATCNVGYTATQETRTCPVTLNATIEQRQVYGYYCVGGSGVDPASIYNCNRYPAPQCTVTQSYPINLCDPYLGIYWGCNSGDLRVDLVSCTAPVDGATPYTVTGENVVTTSRDESQCAGLAADNSCQQDTETCTDSDPVTRIVDGIAVTQPCWAWSRSYTCAQFTQAQDCQTLESTPGCSLVREDCLSGEPCRTWERVYDCPVPDQPADTSQFICDGDVYCIDGSCETIEREANDEFKDAVVALNAMDQARREFDPDTLTLFKGTRNTCSSKVFGVLNCCKGKGFPLIPGIQLLVALGCSREEMLLHQRDVQGLCAYVGTYCSDSFLGVCLTKKKVYCCFESKLSRILQEQGRQQLNKPWGKPKTEQCLGFTIDEFSRLDLSKMDFSEVYAEFTDAARLPDELQAATEIQQKIEDYYARASQ
- the trbC gene encoding type-F conjugative transfer system pilin assembly protein TrbC; translation: MKILPHLLVIASITGAAAMAGAAAQTSEPELDLEAIRARAKVEASEADALAASARARAEAVLSQANASAAEAQAHGKRYTEQAARTARPESEDVFDFDKMVADAGTMASEGLGEAPRFIAFASLSMPPAALRAMADDVARAGGVVVLRGLPGGSAKTLTAALAKVAADGGKLDAVGIDPRLFRAFGIETVPTYVVTSSDFDLCDGFDCRTQVPPHDRMSGNVSVSYALETFAQGGGPGALLASQHLARLQRSVP
- the traU gene encoding conjugal transfer pilus assembly protein TraU, which translates into the protein MSRKNRLLTWICCALLACSLSLAAASPAQASAGPGRCTGKFVNPITDICWSCLFPISVGGLKIWPSSRPDTSNPALPVCLCGLRPGIAMGFWEPVRLADVSMKPWCFVNLGGMKLDPGFDIGFKSMAGPSAVGGATQYNSQWHVHWYAYPLIYWMEIVADFLCLEQGSVDILYITEIDPLWQDSELTAIINPEAVLFANPLALAACAADCVAATAKLPTDELFWCAGCQGSMYPLNGNVSATIGHVQASRLALARFSYKLHRELVAWGTMGSKGLCGKYLMPVMRKQQYRFQATNPNPQTKGRYACAPIGASTTFMSAGQVYPAIGEDMGYLVWRKRNCCAL